In the genome of Deinococcus budaensis, the window TGTTCGCCACCGCCGTCACGAACGATTCCATCGCGGACGCCCTCGCGCGGCCGGAGGACCGGGCGCTGTACGTCGCCCTGGGCCGGGAGGTGCTGGGGGTCGCCGCCGCGCACGGGGTCACGCCCGAGGCGTTCAACGGCTTCGACCCGGCCGCCTTCCTGCCCGGAGCGAGCGACGACGCGGCGAACCGGAGCCTGGACGACCTGGTGGCCTTCAATCGCCGGAGTGCCAAGACCCACAGCGGGATCTGGCGCGACCTCGCGGTGCGCAAACGCCGCACGGAGGTGGATGCCCAGCTCGGCTGGGTGGTCCACTTTGGCCGCGAGCACGGGCGGCCCACGCCCCTCACGGCCCGCCTCGTCGAGCTGATCCACGATCTGGAGGGCGGAGCGCGCGAACTGGGCCGCGCCAATCTCGCGGAACTCCACGCGGCGATGCCAGCCGCCGCGCCGACCCCGTGACGGCCGTGGTGGACGCCCTGCGCGCCCTGCTCCCGGCGGGCGACCTCACGTGTGCCCTGAGCGACGCCCTGGGCCGGGGCGGGGCGCTGGACGGCACCTTCCGGCCCGTCTGGCCCGGAGCCTGCTGCGCCGGGGAAGCGGTCACCGTCCGCACCTTCGGCACGGACCTCAGCCCGGTGTTCGGGGCGATTGAGGTAGCCGAACCGGGAAGTGTGGTGGTGATCGACTCGCATGGCATCGGGGGCGCGGCCTTCTGGGGCGAGCGCACCACCCGCGCCGCCCTGGCCCGTGACCTCGCCGGGGCCGTGATCGACGGGGGGTGCCGGGACGTCACGGCGGTCCGGCGGCTGGGCTTCCCCGTCTTCAGCACGGCCGTCGTCCCCAACGCCGGACTGCCGGGCGGGCGCGGCGCCGTCAACGTCCCCATCCAGGCTGGGGGCATTCCTGTTTCGCCGGGCGACCTCGTCGTCGCGGACGAGAACGGGGTCGTGATCGTGCCGCGCGACTTCGCGGCCAGCACGCTCGAGCGGGTCCGGGTTCTGCTCGCCGAGGAGCAACAGGCGTTCGTTCAGGCGGACCGGGGCGTGGCCGTGCCGCCGGACGCCACAGAAGAAGGGAGGCCCCGGAGTGAATGACTTTCAGCACCGCTCGGCCGAGATCAACGACCTGCTGTGCATCCTCAACCTGCTGGCCTGGGACGCCCGCACCCAGATGCCGGCGGGCGGCAGCCCGACCCGGGCGCAGCAGACCGCCACCCTCAGCGGCCTCGCGCAACGGCAGCTGCTCGACCCGGCGTATGAGCGGGCCGCCGAGGCCGCGCTGAGCACCGCCGAACCCGGCAGCGTCGCCGCCCGCGCGGCGGAACAGGCCCTCGGCGCCGTCCGTGCCCTGCGGCGCGTGCCGGAGGACCTCACCCGCGACCTCGCCCTCACGAAGAGCGCGGCGCAGGACGCCTGGGTGGAGGCGCGGGCGCGCGGCGACTTCGGGCACTTCGCCCCGCACCTCACGCGGATGGTGGACCTCACGCGCCGACTGGCAGACGCACTGGGTCACCGCGAGCACCCCTACGACGCGCTGCTCGGCCTGTACGAACCCGGCCTCACGACCCGGACGCTGGGGGAGCTGTTCTCCCAGTTGCGCCCGCACCACCTGTCGCTGCTACGTGACGTGCAGGCCCGGCCCCAGCCCCGCCTCGACTTTCTGGCGCGCGACTACGGCGTGGCCGAACAGGAGGTGCTCGCACTGGAGCTGGCGCAGGCCACCGGCTACGACCTGGCGCGGGGACGGCTCGACGCGTCCGCGCATCCCTTTGAGATCAGCTTCACGCGCGAGGACGTGCGCATCACCACCCGCTACCGGCCGGATTTCCTGCCCGGGGCACTGTTCGGTGTCCTGCACGAGGCGGGGCACGCCATGTACGAGCAGGGGGTCTCGCCCGAGCTGACCCGCAGCGTCCTCACGTCGGACCTGCTGGGCCTGTACGCCGTGGGCGGCGCGAGCTACGGCACGCACGAGAGCCAGTCGCGGCTGTGGGAAAACCGGGTGGGCCGCTCACGCGCCTTCTGGGACCGGCACTTCCCCCGGGCGCAGGCGCTGTTTCCCTCGCAGCTCGCGGACGTGACCGCCGAGGAGTTCTGGCGGGCGGTGAACCGGGTTCAGCCCAGCCTGATCCGGGTGGAGGCCGACGAACTCACCTACGACCTGCACATCATGCTGCGGGTGGACCTCGAGACGGCCCTGATTGCCGGGGACCTGACGGTGCCCGAGCTGCCAGAAGCGTGGAACGCGCGCATGGAGGCCGACCTGGGCCTGAAGGTCCCGGACGACGCGCGCGGGGTGTTGCAGGACATCCACTGGTCCGCCGGGCTGTTCGGCTCCTTCCCGACCTACACGGTGGGCAACGTGATGGCCGCGCAGTTTTTCGAGGCGGCCCAGGCGGCGCTGCCGGACCTCGGCGCTTCGCTGGCCCGGGGGGAGTACGGCCCGCTGCGCACGTGGCTGACCGAACAGATCTACCGGCATGGCCGGACCTACACCCCGCACGAACTTCTCGAACGCACGACGGGGCGCGGCCTGGACCCGGCGCCCTACCTGGCCTACCTCAGCGGCAAATACCGTGACCTGTACGGTCTCACGGCAAAGGAGACAGCATGACCCAGCACGCGGGCAGTCTGGCAGGCAAGGTCGCGGTCGTGACGGGCGCGAGCAGCGGCATCGGCGAGGCGACCGCGCTCGCCCTCGCGGCGCAGGGGGCGGGGGTGGTGCTGGTCGCGCGCCGGGAAGACCGTCTCCAGGCGCTCGCGGGGCAGGTGCGGAGCGCCGGGGGACGGGCCGAGGTGGTGGCCGCCGACATCGCCCACGAGGACCAGGCCCGGCTCGCCGTGGAGCGGGCCGCGGCCGCCTTCGGGCGAGTGGACATCCTGGTGAACAACGCCGGGCTGATGCTGCTCGGCCCAGTCACCGGGGCCGACACGACCGACTGGCGGCGCATGATCGAGGTGAACCTGCTGGGGCTGATGTACGCCACGCACGCGGCCCTGCCCCACATGCGCGCTGGGGGCGGCGGGCACATCGTGAACATCTCCTCGGTGTCGGGACGGGGCGCGAGTCCAACTTCTGCCGGGTACAGCGCCTCCAAATGGGGCGTCGGCGGCTTCAGCGAGGGTCTGCGGCAGGAAGTGCGGCTCGACCGCATCCGCGTCACGGTGATCGAACCCGGCGTGGTGGCGACCGAACTCACCGACCACATCACCCACCAGGAGACCAGGGCGGCCTACGAGGGCCGCATCGCCCAGATGACCCCGCTGGAATCCGGGGACATCGCCGCCGCCGTCGTGTACGCCGTGACGCAGCCCGAGCGGGTCAACGTCAACGAGATCCTGATCCGGCCCCTCGACCAGGGGTAGGGCGGGAAGGTCACCAACCACCGCCCGGGCTTGTCCGAGGTCACCGAAGGAGACCCGCATGAGGAAAGCTGCCGCTGCCGCCCTGTCCCTCGCCCTCACCGCCGCGCTCGCTTCCGCCGCACCCGTGCGGGGCGGCACCCTGGTCTACGGCCGCTACGCGGATTCGCTGCTGCTCGACCCGGTCTACACCGACGCGAACCTCGACATCTGGATCCTGACCAACCTCTACGAGACCCTGATCGAACGGGTGCCGGGCAGCGACACTTTCCGGGGGGCGCTCGCCTCGTCGTACGCCTTCTCCAAAGACGGCAAGACCTTCACCCTGACCCTGCGCCCCGGCGTGAAGTTTTCCGACGGGACCCCGCTGACCTCAGCCGACGTGAAGTTCTCGCTGGACCGGGCGCGCAACCCGAACCACGGGGCGTGGAACGCGCTGCTGTCGTCCATCCGCAGCGTGGCCGCGCGGGGCAACCGGGTCGTGATCACCCTGAGCCAGCCCGACCCCACCCTGATCGCGGCGCTCGCCACCTTCAACTCGGCCATCCTGCCGCAGAAGCGCTACGCGGCCACAGCAGGCAAGGACGACGCCGCCCGGGCCAAGGCCTTTGCCGAGAAGCCCGTCGGCACCGGCCCCTTCGTGCTGTCCGAGTGGAAGCGCGGCTCGACGATGGTGCTCAGGCGCAACCCGCTCTACTGGAAAAAGGGCGAGGACGGCCAGGCCCTCCCCTACCTGGACGCCATCCGCTTCGAGATCCTGCCGGACGACAACACCCGCATCCTGAAACTGCAATCCGGTGAGATTCAGGGGGCGGAATTCATTCCTTTCGCCCGGGTCGGGGAGCTGAAGGCCAACCCGCAGCTCAATATGGTGCTGTTCCCCTCCACGCGGCGGAACTTCATCGTGTTCAATACCCG includes:
- a CDS encoding RraA family protein, with the translated sequence MTAVVDALRALLPAGDLTCALSDALGRGGALDGTFRPVWPGACCAGEAVTVRTFGTDLSPVFGAIEVAEPGSVVVIDSHGIGGAAFWGERTTRAALARDLAGAVIDGGCRDVTAVRRLGFPVFSTAVVPNAGLPGGRGAVNVPIQAGGIPVSPGDLVVADENGVVIVPRDFAASTLERVRVLLAEEQQAFVQADRGVAVPPDATEEGRPRSE
- a CDS encoding carboxypeptidase M32 produces the protein MNDFQHRSAEINDLLCILNLLAWDARTQMPAGGSPTRAQQTATLSGLAQRQLLDPAYERAAEAALSTAEPGSVAARAAEQALGAVRALRRVPEDLTRDLALTKSAAQDAWVEARARGDFGHFAPHLTRMVDLTRRLADALGHREHPYDALLGLYEPGLTTRTLGELFSQLRPHHLSLLRDVQARPQPRLDFLARDYGVAEQEVLALELAQATGYDLARGRLDASAHPFEISFTREDVRITTRYRPDFLPGALFGVLHEAGHAMYEQGVSPELTRSVLTSDLLGLYAVGGASYGTHESQSRLWENRVGRSRAFWDRHFPRAQALFPSQLADVTAEEFWRAVNRVQPSLIRVEADELTYDLHIMLRVDLETALIAGDLTVPELPEAWNARMEADLGLKVPDDARGVLQDIHWSAGLFGSFPTYTVGNVMAAQFFEAAQAALPDLGASLARGEYGPLRTWLTEQIYRHGRTYTPHELLERTTGRGLDPAPYLAYLSGKYRDLYGLTAKETA
- a CDS encoding SDR family oxidoreductase, whose protein sequence is MTQHAGSLAGKVAVVTGASSGIGEATALALAAQGAGVVLVARREDRLQALAGQVRSAGGRAEVVAADIAHEDQARLAVERAAAAFGRVDILVNNAGLMLLGPVTGADTTDWRRMIEVNLLGLMYATHAALPHMRAGGGGHIVNISSVSGRGASPTSAGYSASKWGVGGFSEGLRQEVRLDRIRVTVIEPGVVATELTDHITHQETRAAYEGRIAQMTPLESGDIAAAVVYAVTQPERVNVNEILIRPLDQG
- a CDS encoding ABC transporter substrate-binding protein, whose product is MRKAAAAALSLALTAALASAAPVRGGTLVYGRYADSLLLDPVYTDANLDIWILTNLYETLIERVPGSDTFRGALASSYAFSKDGKTFTLTLRPGVKFSDGTPLTSADVKFSLDRARNPNHGAWNALLSSIRSVAARGNRVVITLSQPDPTLIAALATFNSAILPQKRYAATAGKDDAARAKAFAEKPVGTGPFVLSEWKRGSTMVLRRNPLYWKKGEDGQALPYLDAIRFEILPDDNTRILKLQSGEIQGAEFIPFARVGELKANPQLNMVLFPSTRRNFIVFNTRAKLGNGASNPLANLKLRQALNHATDKAALIRLVAFGNGKESRSFLASTTPLFAAQPGYPYNLAKARELFKASGVPANTALTLQIVAGNADQIALATALQQMWAALGVRLNITQLESATANARYAANDFQMQFNYWTDDIADPSQGTAYAAVYENAESFHTGFRSARVDALFAQSQKELDRAKRAALYRQIQGLHMQAAPMLFLYEQPFPVALRRSVKGFVQTPLGTNLFVNTFLEK